The following proteins are encoded in a genomic region of Pseudomonas sp. Os17:
- the tssC gene encoding type VI secretion system contractile sheath large subunit, with protein sequence MSSSAAQQKHQDSSEYSILDSIIAETRLTPDDEAYDIAKRGVSAFIEELLKPQNSGEPVKKAMVDRMIAEIDAKLSQQMDEILHHPDFQSLESAWRGLQLLVDRTNFRENIKIEILNVSKQDLLDDFEDSPEVMQAGLYKHIYTAEYGQFGGQPVGAIIANYFMSPSSPDVKLMQYVSSVACMSHAPFIAAAGPKFFGLESFTGLPDLKDLKDHFEGPQFAKWQSFRQSEDARYIGLTLPRFLLRNPYDPEENPVKSFVYKENVANSHEDYLWGNTAYAFGTRLTDSFAKFRWCPNIIGPQSGGAVEDLPLHHFESMGEIETKIPTEVLVSDRREYELAEEGFISLTMRKGSDNAAFFSASSVQKPKFFGISAEGKAAELNYKLGTQLPYMMIVNRLAHYLKVLQREQLGSWKERTDLELELNKWIRQYVADQENPSSEVRGRRPLRAAQIIVSDVEGEPGWYRVSLNVRPHFKYMGADFTLSLVGKLDKE encoded by the coding sequence ATGAGTAGCAGTGCCGCACAGCAGAAGCACCAGGACAGCAGTGAATACAGCATCCTCGACAGCATCATTGCCGAGACGCGCCTGACCCCGGATGACGAGGCCTATGACATCGCCAAGCGCGGGGTCTCGGCCTTTATCGAAGAGTTGCTGAAACCGCAGAACAGCGGCGAGCCGGTTAAGAAGGCCATGGTCGATCGGATGATTGCCGAGATCGACGCCAAGCTCAGCCAGCAGATGGACGAGATCCTCCACCATCCCGACTTCCAGTCGCTGGAGTCGGCCTGGCGTGGTCTGCAGTTGCTGGTGGATCGGACCAATTTCCGCGAGAACATCAAGATCGAGATCCTCAACGTCTCCAAGCAGGACCTGCTGGACGACTTCGAGGACTCTCCGGAAGTGATGCAGGCCGGCCTCTACAAACATATCTACACCGCTGAATACGGCCAGTTCGGTGGCCAGCCGGTGGGGGCCATCATCGCCAACTACTTCATGTCCCCCAGCTCGCCGGACGTGAAGCTGATGCAGTACGTGTCCAGCGTGGCCTGCATGTCCCACGCGCCGTTCATTGCCGCGGCGGGGCCGAAGTTCTTCGGCCTGGAAAGCTTTACCGGGCTGCCGGACCTCAAGGACCTGAAGGACCACTTCGAAGGCCCGCAATTTGCCAAGTGGCAGAGCTTCCGCCAGTCCGAGGATGCGCGCTACATCGGCCTGACCCTGCCGCGTTTCCTGCTGCGCAATCCTTACGATCCGGAAGAAAACCCGGTGAAATCCTTCGTCTACAAGGAAAACGTTGCCAACAGTCACGAAGACTACCTGTGGGGCAACACCGCCTACGCCTTCGGCACCCGCCTGACCGACAGCTTCGCCAAGTTCCGCTGGTGCCCGAACATCATCGGCCCGCAGAGCGGCGGCGCGGTGGAGGACCTGCCCCTGCACCACTTCGAGAGCATGGGCGAGATCGAAACCAAGATCCCCACCGAGGTCCTGGTATCCGACCGGCGCGAGTACGAGCTGGCGGAGGAGGGCTTCATCTCCCTGACCATGCGCAAGGGCAGCGATAACGCCGCGTTCTTCTCCGCCAGTTCGGTACAGAAACCCAAGTTCTTCGGCATCAGCGCCGAGGGCAAGGCCGCGGAGCTCAACTACAAGCTCGGCACCCAGCTGCCCTACATGATGATCGTCAACCGCCTGGCCCATTACCTGAAGGTGCTGCAGCGCGAGCAACTAGGGTCCTGGAAGGAGCGCACCGACCTGGAGCTGGAACTCAACAAGTGGATCCGCCAGTACGTGGCCGACCAGGAGAACCCCAGCAGCGAAGTGCGTGGCCGGCGTCCGCTGCGTGCGGCGCAGATCATCGTCAGCGACGTCGAGGGCGAACCGGGCTGGTACCGGGTCAGCCTCAACGTGCGGCCGCATTTCAAGTACATGGGGGCGGACTTCACCCTGTCGCTGGTGGGCAAGCTGGACAAGGAATAG
- the tssE gene encoding type VI secretion system baseplate subunit TssE: protein MRRYGSLFERLGGEAEQRVGWSREVAAMASVAAHLAKMLSTRAGSVQTLSDYGLPDLNDMRLSLHDALSQAREAIEGFIETYEPRLSNVRVKPLPRDHDPLKLAFSIEGLLEVEGVRRQVSFAARLDGSGQVRVK from the coding sequence ATGCGTCGATACGGCAGCCTTTTCGAACGCCTCGGTGGCGAGGCCGAACAACGCGTCGGCTGGAGTCGCGAAGTGGCCGCCATGGCGTCGGTGGCTGCCCATCTGGCGAAGATGCTCAGCACCCGGGCGGGCAGTGTGCAGACACTGTCCGACTACGGGCTGCCGGATCTCAACGACATGCGCCTGAGCCTGCACGACGCGTTGAGTCAGGCGCGAGAGGCCATCGAAGGCTTTATCGAGACCTACGAGCCCAGGCTATCCAACGTGCGAGTCAAGCCACTGCCCCGGGACCACGATCCCCTCAAGCTGGCCTTCAGCATCGAAGGCCTGCTGGAGGTGGAAGGGGTCAGGCGCCAGGTGAGCTTTGCCGCGCGGCTGGATGGCAGCGGGCAGGTACGGGTCAAGTAA
- the tssF gene encoding type VI secretion system baseplate subunit TssF codes for MSFNHYYQSELTALRQLGRRFAERSPALAPFLGQAGRDPDVERLLEGFAFLTGRLRQKLDDELPELSHSLMHLLWPNYMRPLPAFSILQFDPLQRSGPAVGVPRDTPVESRPINEVHCRFRTCYPTEVLPLALDGLTYSVKGDGALLSLRLEMTCDGHLGELELGRLRLHLAGERYISQMLYLSLLRNLAGIELVPLRASGEPLRAANGDPLALQIPGNKVQPVGFAEEEALIPYPLNTFRGYRYLQEYFSFQDKFLFVDLGGLEVLRTLPEDSLKQVCGLELRFDIRKSGIQRLRPTLDNVKLYCTPIVNLFKHDALPIRLDGKQDEYLLLPAEYDLENCGVFSVDSVTGWAPGGVGYQDYVPFESFEHDPSFDVPQSRPHYSIRQRSSLLHDGLDTYLSFAIRHTEAQETLSIELTCTNQNLPRQLKLGDIDQPCEDTPDFLRFRNITAATSSYAPPLSRDFLWKLISNMSLNYLSLANVDALKVILETYDLPRYYDQHAERVSKRLLGGLKSIRHEHVDRLHRGLPLRGLRTELTIDPQGYIGEGDLFIFASVLNEFFALYASLNSYHELRVNSTQGEVYQWTPRMGLQPLL; via the coding sequence ATGTCCTTCAACCACTACTACCAAAGCGAACTGACCGCGCTGCGCCAGTTGGGGCGGCGTTTCGCCGAGCGTAGTCCGGCCCTGGCTCCGTTTCTCGGGCAGGCCGGGCGGGACCCGGATGTGGAGCGGTTGCTGGAGGGCTTTGCCTTTCTCACCGGGCGTTTGCGGCAGAAGCTCGATGACGAGTTGCCGGAGCTCAGCCATTCGTTGATGCATCTGTTGTGGCCCAACTACATGCGGCCGTTGCCGGCGTTCAGCATCCTGCAGTTCGATCCGTTGCAACGTTCGGGGCCGGCGGTCGGCGTGCCTCGGGACACGCCGGTGGAAAGCCGGCCGATCAACGAGGTGCACTGCCGGTTCCGTACCTGCTACCCCACCGAAGTGCTGCCCCTGGCGCTGGACGGGCTGACCTATTCGGTCAAGGGCGACGGGGCCTTGCTCAGTTTGCGCCTGGAGATGACCTGCGACGGGCATCTGGGCGAGTTGGAGCTGGGGCGCCTGCGCCTGCATCTGGCCGGTGAGCGCTACATCAGCCAGATGCTCTACCTGAGCCTGTTGCGCAACCTGGCCGGGATCGAGCTGGTGCCGCTGCGTGCCAGTGGCGAGCCGTTGCGCGCAGCCAACGGCGATCCGCTGGCGTTGCAGATCCCGGGCAACAAGGTGCAGCCGGTGGGCTTTGCCGAGGAAGAGGCGTTGATTCCCTATCCGCTGAACACCTTCCGCGGCTACCGCTACCTGCAGGAGTATTTCTCCTTCCAGGACAAGTTCCTGTTTGTCGACCTCGGCGGCCTGGAGGTGTTGCGGACGCTGCCGGAGGACAGCCTCAAGCAGGTGTGCGGCCTGGAGCTGCGCTTCGATATCCGCAAGAGCGGTATCCAGCGTCTGCGGCCGACCCTGGACAACGTCAAGCTGTACTGCACGCCCATCGTCAATCTGTTCAAGCACGACGCGCTGCCGATCCGCCTCGACGGCAAGCAGGACGAGTACCTGCTGCTGCCGGCGGAATACGACCTGGAAAACTGCGGGGTGTTCTCGGTGGATTCAGTCACCGGCTGGGCGCCGGGCGGGGTGGGCTACCAGGACTATGTGCCGTTCGAGTCCTTCGAGCACGACCCCAGTTTCGACGTGCCCCAGAGCCGTCCGCACTACAGCATCCGCCAGCGTTCATCCCTGCTCCACGATGGCCTGGACACCTACCTGAGCTTCGCCATCCGCCACACCGAGGCCCAGGAAACCCTGTCCATCGAGCTGACCTGCACCAACCAGAACCTGCCCCGTCAGCTCAAGCTCGGCGACATCGATCAGCCTTGCGAGGACACCCCGGACTTTCTGCGCTTTCGCAACATCACCGCGGCCACGTCCAGCTACGCGCCGCCGCTGAGTCGCGACTTCCTGTGGAAGCTGATCAGCAACATGTCCCTCAACTACCTGTCCCTGGCCAACGTCGATGCGCTCAAGGTGATTCTCGAAACCTACGACCTGCCGCGCTACTACGACCAGCACGCCGAGCGGGTCAGCAAACGTTTGCTGGGGGGGCTCAAGTCGATTCGTCACGAACACGTCGACCGCCTGCACCGCGGCCTGCCGCTGCGGGGCCTGCGCACCGAGCTGACCATCGACCCGCAAGGCTATATCGGTGAAGGCGACCTGTTCATTTTCGCTTCCGTGCTCAACGAGTTTTTCGCTCTTTACGCCAGCCTCAATTCGTACCACGAGCTGCGGGTAAACAGTACACAAGGAGAGGTGTACCAATGGACGCCACGCATGGGCTTGCAGCCCCTGCTTTGA
- a CDS encoding DUF6402 family protein codes for MEIVATSSLSPASQKAEKTLAIRLFGVSDIPAAMRKMNWNVAADLMQYWFDGKPWSTIDGAMSNEVKEHIALAPAPYFDSSIVKMNWLVKFERANKVLNVLRAAWNNGPAQEQMREKILPKFKGRTPGVYPFQFNGEARSVENFGYCNTRSVNFALVDEVNELRAALADFNIRVFPEGEVAVTKDKVRLLVSRIGFYVEDAYDFNDAPNSFFSQPLGFWNFDGIEGAFAANATNIGLAEAQGALAMQAPGDAAADRMYKEIAEARYFYVNNSHFVAYRRRTGKGGDFQVFSDVLYESVPLVVIALWG; via the coding sequence ATGGAAATAGTAGCGACATCCAGTTTGAGTCCTGCGAGTCAAAAGGCCGAAAAGACCTTGGCAATTCGTCTTTTCGGAGTGAGTGATATTCCAGCGGCCATGAGAAAAATGAATTGGAATGTCGCTGCCGACTTGATGCAGTACTGGTTTGATGGCAAACCGTGGTCGACGATAGATGGCGCAATGTCGAACGAAGTCAAGGAACATATTGCCCTTGCTCCAGCACCCTATTTCGATAGTTCAATTGTCAAGATGAATTGGCTTGTCAAGTTTGAACGCGCCAATAAGGTACTGAATGTTCTGCGAGCGGCTTGGAATAATGGGCCAGCTCAAGAGCAGATGCGGGAAAAAATATTGCCGAAATTCAAGGGTCGGACTCCTGGTGTATACCCGTTTCAGTTTAACGGGGAGGCGAGATCGGTAGAAAATTTTGGTTACTGCAATACTCGATCGGTAAATTTTGCATTGGTCGATGAGGTAAACGAGTTAAGGGCAGCCTTGGCTGATTTTAATATCCGAGTCTTCCCCGAGGGAGAGGTTGCTGTCACCAAGGATAAGGTACGGCTTTTAGTAAGTCGCATAGGCTTTTATGTTGAGGATGCCTATGACTTTAATGACGCCCCTAACAGTTTTTTTAGTCAGCCTCTGGGTTTTTGGAATTTTGATGGCATTGAAGGAGCATTCGCTGCAAACGCTACCAATATTGGCCTGGCAGAGGCCCAGGGTGCTTTAGCGATGCAAGCGCCTGGAGACGCTGCTGCGGATCGTATGTACAAGGAAATTGCTGAAGCGCGTTATTTCTATGTTAATAATTCGCATTTTGTTGCCTATAGACGACGAACAGGCAAGGGCGGCGATTTTCAGGTTTTTTCAGATGTTTTATATGAGAGTGTCCCTCTTGTTGTTATTGCATTATGGGGATGA
- the tssA gene encoding type VI secretion system protein TssA, which produces MSYSRKLYSHHLKLAQSPVHEHSFAGEDVRFSNEYEALENELGKAQSLHANGQIDWLKVQEQSEALLRHQSKDLRVAAWLTWALHQRESFPGLLAGLGLLRHLCEHHWEQVHPAKPRTRAAAVAWLVPRLQEALDDDVPIKEQLPLFRRLVEQIQGLDGILTGHLGDEAPLLLPICRRLQGMVTRAADQQPEPGAVGSVVAQVKQAAAQLFTPGSPIDNEKDAHKALRAQQDNARPLCAWWLRQKATDQRALRLNRTLMWLAIDAVPERNAEQVTALRGLPADKLRHYQERFAQGQYADLLVELEASLARAPFWFDGQRMVWECLQELNAESAMREVEFHFALLLQRLPGLIELRFHDGVAFADPATRAWISAQVLPHLQSADVPRKVEADSHLPAWEEALEEVLPILRKDGLKAAVQVLKQGLQNAQGGRVRFFWQLSLARLCFTAKKYELAKTQLETLDQQLQHSGLQAWEPQLALEVLQLLHNCCELLPQNHAVRERKEEVYRRLCHLDLEVVLE; this is translated from the coding sequence ATGAGCTACTCCCGCAAGTTGTATTCCCATCACCTCAAACTCGCCCAGTCCCCTGTGCACGAGCACAGTTTCGCCGGCGAAGACGTACGCTTCTCCAACGAGTACGAAGCCCTGGAAAACGAGCTGGGCAAAGCCCAGTCGCTGCATGCCAACGGTCAGATCGACTGGCTGAAGGTCCAGGAGCAAAGCGAAGCGCTGTTGCGTCATCAATCCAAGGATCTGCGGGTCGCCGCCTGGCTGACCTGGGCCCTGCATCAGCGTGAGTCTTTCCCAGGCCTGCTGGCGGGCCTGGGGCTGTTGCGCCACCTGTGCGAACACCATTGGGAGCAGGTGCATCCGGCCAAGCCGCGCACCCGTGCCGCGGCGGTCGCCTGGCTGGTGCCGCGCCTGCAGGAAGCCCTCGACGACGATGTGCCGATCAAGGAGCAGTTGCCGCTGTTCCGCCGCCTGGTGGAGCAGATCCAGGGGCTGGACGGCATCCTGACCGGGCACCTGGGGGACGAAGCGCCCTTGCTGCTGCCCATCTGCCGGCGTCTGCAGGGCATGGTCACCCGGGCCGCAGACCAGCAGCCGGAACCCGGCGCCGTGGGCAGCGTGGTGGCTCAGGTCAAGCAGGCGGCGGCGCAGCTGTTCACCCCCGGTTCACCCATCGATAACGAAAAGGATGCGCACAAGGCCCTGCGTGCCCAGCAGGACAACGCCCGGCCGCTGTGCGCCTGGTGGCTGCGGCAGAAGGCCACCGATCAACGGGCCCTGCGCCTCAATCGCACCCTGATGTGGCTGGCCATCGATGCGGTGCCCGAGCGCAATGCCGAGCAGGTCACTGCCTTGCGCGGGCTGCCGGCGGACAAGCTGCGTCATTACCAGGAACGTTTCGCCCAGGGCCAGTACGCCGATCTGCTGGTGGAGCTGGAAGCGAGTCTGGCCCGGGCGCCGTTCTGGTTCGACGGTCAGCGCATGGTCTGGGAGTGCCTGCAGGAGCTCAATGCCGAGTCGGCCATGCGCGAGGTGGAGTTCCATTTCGCCTTGCTGCTGCAACGCCTGCCCGGGCTGATCGAGCTGCGTTTCCATGACGGCGTGGCCTTTGCCGATCCGGCCACCCGCGCCTGGATCAGCGCCCAGGTCCTGCCCCATCTGCAAAGTGCCGACGTGCCGCGCAAGGTCGAAGCGGACAGCCACCTGCCGGCCTGGGAAGAGGCCCTGGAGGAGGTGCTGCCGATCCTGCGCAAGGACGGCCTCAAGGCCGCGGTGCAGGTGCTCAAGCAGGGACTGCAGAACGCCCAGGGTGGGCGGGTGCGGTTCTTCTGGCAGTTGAGCCTGGCGCGCCTGTGCTTCACGGCCAAGAAGTACGAACTGGCCAAGACCCAGCTGGAGACTCTCGACCAGCAGCTGCAGCACTCGGGCCTGCAGGCCTGGGAGCCGCAGCTGGCGCTGGAGGTACTGCAGCTGCTGCACAACTGCTGCGAGCTGTTGCCGCAAAACCACGCGGTGCGCGAACGCAAGGAAGAGGTTTATCGCAGGCTGTGCCATCTCGATCTCGAGGTGGTACTCGAATAG
- a CDS encoding PAAR domain-containing protein, translating to MSGKPAARLSDPTACPIPGHGVNPIASGSADVLFDGLPAARQGDVSACGGALSGALSSTVFINGRPAATLGSLGSHGNTVIGGSGTVIIGDTHVPAPFVAPLPVQINWPFSEHYVIECQKTGKPLAGIAYTVKTATGKIFSGVTGADGKTEKISSSDAETYELIIQRQREVVIA from the coding sequence ATGTCTGGAAAACCTGCGGCACGGCTCAGCGACCCAACGGCCTGTCCGATTCCCGGGCATGGGGTCAATCCCATCGCCAGTGGCTCGGCGGATGTGCTGTTCGACGGCTTGCCGGCGGCTCGCCAAGGTGACGTGTCGGCCTGTGGCGGTGCCCTGAGCGGCGCCTTGAGCAGCACCGTGTTCATCAATGGTCGGCCAGCCGCCACCCTGGGGTCGCTGGGCAGTCATGGCAACACGGTGATAGGCGGATCAGGGACGGTGATCATTGGCGATACCCATGTCCCGGCACCGTTTGTGGCGCCGTTGCCGGTGCAGATCAATTGGCCGTTCAGCGAACACTATGTGATTGAGTGCCAGAAGACTGGGAAACCACTGGCGGGAATTGCCTACACCGTCAAAACGGCGACTGGAAAGATCTTCAGTGGCGTGACTGGAGCAGACGGCAAGACCGAAAAAATATCATCTTCGGACGCTGAGACGTATGAACTGATTATTCAACGGCAGCGTGAAGTGGTGATTGCTTGA
- a CDS encoding lipocalin-like domain-containing protein produces MKTEPVCRGLLALWLVLSLAGCDQDAAAPQGFAGLGNEAAAFAPVLPGRRFSFPADHGPHDGFRIEWWYLTADLKDAEGRRFGVQWTLFRSALRAAPEQPGWSAPLVWLGHAAATSASSHHAAERYARGGVGQAGVTAQPFQAWIDDWRFDSLSGGDNPLARMQVQASGPGFAYRLQLSSSRPLVLQGEGGYSRKSDQGQASYYYSQPFFQATGQLQIDGQRYEVSGPAWLDREWSSQPLAADQSGWDWFSLHLDSGERLMLFRVRQDGHAPYITGTWINADGSTQSLGREQIRMTALDTALVEGRRLPIAWQLSIPDKGLDIRTRALNPQSWMQLSIPYWEGPVTLEGSHGGSGYLEMTGY; encoded by the coding sequence ATGAAGACTGAGCCCGTGTGCCGCGGCCTGCTTGCGCTGTGGCTGGTGTTGTCCTTGGCCGGTTGCGACCAGGACGCCGCGGCGCCCCAGGGGTTTGCCGGGCTGGGCAATGAGGCCGCGGCCTTCGCCCCGGTGCTGCCGGGGCGCAGGTTCAGCTTTCCTGCCGATCATGGTCCCCACGACGGTTTTCGCATCGAGTGGTGGTACCTCACCGCCGACCTCAAGGACGCGGAGGGGCGACGCTTCGGTGTGCAGTGGACGCTGTTTCGCAGCGCCTTGCGCGCCGCGCCGGAGCAGCCCGGCTGGAGTGCGCCGCTGGTCTGGCTGGGGCACGCGGCGGCCACTTCGGCCAGCAGCCATCATGCCGCCGAGCGTTATGCCCGGGGCGGGGTGGGGCAGGCCGGGGTCACGGCGCAGCCGTTCCAGGCCTGGATCGATGACTGGCGCTTCGACAGTCTGTCCGGCGGCGACAATCCCCTGGCACGGATGCAGGTGCAGGCCAGCGGACCGGGGTTTGCCTATCGGTTGCAACTGTCCAGCAGCCGGCCCCTGGTGCTGCAGGGCGAGGGTGGCTACAGCCGCAAATCCGATCAGGGGCAGGCGTCCTATTACTACAGCCAGCCGTTTTTCCAGGCCACGGGCCAGTTGCAGATCGATGGCCAGCGTTACGAGGTCAGCGGCCCGGCCTGGCTCGACCGGGAGTGGAGCAGCCAGCCCCTGGCGGCCGACCAGAGCGGTTGGGACTGGTTTTCCCTGCATCTGGACAGCGGCGAGCGGCTGATGCTGTTCCGGGTCCGGCAGGACGGTCACGCGCCCTATATCACTGGCACCTGGATCAATGCCGACGGCAGCACCCAGAGCCTGGGACGGGAGCAGATCCGCATGACGGCGCTGGACACTGCCCTGGTCGAGGGACGGCGCCTGCCGATCGCCTGGCAATTGAGCATCCCCGACAAGGGGCTGGACATCAGGACCCGGGCCTTGAATCCCCAGTCCTGGATGCAACTGAGCATTCCCTACTGGGAAGGGCCGGTCACACTGGAGGGCAGCCACGGCGGCAGCGGCTATCTGGAGATGACCGGCTATTGA
- a CDS encoding ABC transporter permease yields MRVLVTALQALLSHWRQHPVQFFSVLTGLWLATSLLTGVLALNSQARDSYARASQLIGGEPQASLSSPSGASVAQQWFVDLRRAGWPVSPVLQGRLQVPGHDDLSLQVLGIEPLSLPAGAAVAGQTLALQQRVEFISPPGVTWVAPQTLASLGWQPGEQPSALNGQRLPPLRVQADMAPGVLLMDIGFAQQVLGQPGQLSRLLLPKAFAASAPPLPEALRGQLVLRQGQAQSDLARLTESFHLNLDALGFLSFVVGLFIVHAAIGLALEQRRGLLRTLRACGVSARVLILCLSVELGGLALLGGVAGVVSGYLLAGVLLPDVAASLRGLYGAQVAGQLSLSPGWWFSGIGLSLLGALLAGGASLLRAARLPLLALANPQAWHQAHARWLRRQGWIACLALLVALLAWRWGDSLGSGFVLMAALLLAAALGLPVLLNAVLGGLLGRSRGVLAQWFLADCRQQLPALSLALMALLLALAANIGAGSMTAGFRQTFTDWLEQRLSAELYVNPQSPEQARQLRDWLAQQPQVTALLPSWQVTLQIQGWPADLYGVVEHDSYREHWPLLEAAGADPWAQLASQDSLMLSEQLARRLRLRVGDRLELPVPQGQWAPQVVGIYADYGNPRGHLLVNVEHLLRHWPDLTPNRFNLRLAPAAVPALIGEMQRQFHLDDSRVIDQARLKGWSQQVFERTFAATAALNSLTLGVSGVALFISLLTQSQSRLGQLAPLWALGVGRRQLLLLNLAQTWLLALLTLVLALPLGIVLAWCLDSVINVQAFGWRLPLRVFPGQLLQLLGLAMLATLLASAWPLLRLYRAQPADLLRSFAHED; encoded by the coding sequence ATGCGGGTCTTGGTGACGGCCCTGCAGGCGTTGCTGAGTCATTGGCGCCAGCATCCGGTGCAGTTCTTCAGCGTGCTCACCGGGCTGTGGCTGGCCACCAGCCTGTTGACCGGCGTGCTGGCCCTCAACAGTCAGGCCCGGGACAGTTATGCGCGGGCCAGCCAGCTGATCGGCGGCGAGCCCCAGGCCAGCCTGAGCAGCCCCAGTGGAGCCAGTGTCGCCCAGCAGTGGTTCGTCGACCTGCGTCGTGCCGGCTGGCCGGTGTCGCCGGTGCTGCAGGGGCGCCTGCAGGTGCCGGGACATGACGACCTGTCCCTGCAAGTGCTGGGCATCGAGCCGTTGTCGCTGCCTGCCGGTGCTGCGGTGGCCGGGCAGACGCTGGCGCTGCAGCAGAGGGTCGAATTCATCAGCCCGCCGGGGGTGACCTGGGTGGCGCCGCAGACCCTGGCCAGCCTGGGCTGGCAACCGGGCGAGCAACCCTCGGCACTCAACGGCCAGCGCTTGCCGCCGCTGCGGGTGCAGGCGGACATGGCCCCGGGCGTGTTGTTGATGGACATCGGCTTTGCCCAGCAGGTGCTGGGTCAGCCCGGGCAGTTGAGCCGGCTGTTGCTGCCCAAGGCGTTTGCCGCCAGTGCGCCGCCGTTGCCCGAGGCCCTGAGGGGGCAACTGGTGTTGCGCCAGGGGCAGGCACAGAGCGATCTGGCGCGCCTGACCGAGAGCTTTCACCTGAACCTGGATGCCCTGGGGTTCCTGTCCTTTGTGGTCGGGCTGTTTATCGTGCATGCCGCCATCGGCCTGGCCCTGGAACAGCGGCGTGGCTTGCTGCGCACCTTGCGGGCCTGCGGGGTCAGTGCGCGCGTGCTGATCCTCTGCCTGAGCGTCGAACTGGGCGGCTTGGCGCTGCTGGGCGGAGTGGCGGGGGTGGTCAGCGGCTACCTGCTGGCCGGTGTGTTGCTGCCGGACGTGGCCGCCAGCCTGCGGGGCTTGTACGGCGCGCAAGTGGCGGGGCAGTTGAGCCTGAGTCCCGGGTGGTGGTTCAGCGGTATCGGCCTGAGTCTGTTGGGCGCCTTGCTGGCCGGTGGCGCCAGCCTGCTGCGGGCGGCGCGCCTGCCGCTGCTGGCCCTGGCCAATCCCCAGGCCTGGCACCAGGCCCATGCTCGCTGGTTGCGGCGCCAGGGTTGGATCGCTTGCCTGGCCTTGCTGGTGGCGCTGCTGGCGTGGCGCTGGGGCGACAGTCTGGGCAGTGGGTTCGTGCTGATGGCGGCCTTGCTGCTGGCGGCCGCCCTGGGCCTGCCGGTGCTGCTCAATGCGGTGCTGGGCGGTTTGCTGGGGCGCAGTCGCGGGGTGTTGGCGCAGTGGTTTCTCGCCGATTGCCGGCAGCAGTTGCCAGCCCTGAGCCTGGCCTTGATGGCCTTGCTCCTGGCCCTGGCGGCGAACATCGGCGCCGGCAGCATGACCGCCGGTTTTCGCCAGACCTTCACTGACTGGCTGGAGCAGCGCTTGAGCGCCGAGCTCTACGTCAATCCGCAATCCCCCGAGCAGGCCCGGCAACTGCGCGACTGGCTGGCGCAGCAGCCCCAGGTGACGGCGCTGTTGCCCAGCTGGCAAGTGACGTTGCAGATCCAGGGCTGGCCGGCGGACCTGTACGGGGTGGTTGAGCATGACAGCTACCGTGAGCACTGGCCGTTGCTGGAGGCGGCGGGCGCCGATCCCTGGGCGCAATTGGCGAGCCAGGACAGCCTGATGCTCAGCGAGCAGTTGGCCCGGCGGCTCAGGCTGCGGGTCGGCGATCGCCTGGAACTGCCGGTGCCGCAAGGGCAGTGGGCACCGCAGGTGGTGGGGATCTACGCCGATTACGGCAATCCCCGGGGGCACCTGCTAGTGAACGTCGAGCACCTGCTGCGGCACTGGCCGGACCTGACGCCAAACCGTTTCAACCTGCGCCTTGCGCCAGCGGCGGTGCCGGCGCTGATCGGCGAGATGCAACGGCAATTTCACCTGGATGACAGTCGGGTCATCGATCAGGCCCGGCTCAAGGGCTGGTCGCAACAGGTCTTCGAGCGCACCTTTGCCGCCACCGCGGCCCTCAACAGCCTGACCCTGGGGGTGTCCGGGGTGGCGTTGTTCATCAGCCTGCTGACCCAGAGCCAGAGCCGCCTGGGCCAGTTGGCGCCACTCTGGGCCCTGGGTGTGGGGCGGCGTCAGTTGCTGCTGCTGAACCTGGCCCAGACCTGGCTGCTGGCCTTGCTCACCCTGGTCCTGGCGCTGCCCTTGGGCATCGTCCTGGCCTGGTGCCTGGACAGCGTGATCAACGTCCAGGCCTTTGGCTGGCGCCTGCCGTTGCGGGTGTTTCCCGGGCAGTTGCTGCAATTGCTGGGGCTGGCGATGCTGGCGACCCTGCTGGCTTCGGCCTGGCCGCTGCTTCGCCTGTACCGTGCGCAACCGGCGGATCTGCTGAGGAGCTTTGCCCATGAAGACTGA
- the tssB gene encoding type VI secretion system contractile sheath small subunit, whose amino-acid sequence MAKEGSVAPKERINVTFKPATGGAQEEIELPLKLLAIGDYTQRLDERKVEDRKPISIDKMTFDEVLAKQELRLTLSVPNRLQDDGGSDELAVQLRVDSMKDFNPASLVEQVPELKKLMELRDALVALKGPLGNAPAFRKAIEGVLADDQSRDRVLGELGLNAAPALQD is encoded by the coding sequence ATGGCCAAAGAAGGCTCTGTAGCCCCCAAGGAACGGATCAACGTCACGTTCAAGCCCGCCACCGGCGGCGCCCAGGAAGAGATCGAACTGCCGTTGAAACTGCTGGCGATCGGCGATTACACCCAGCGCCTGGACGAGCGCAAGGTCGAGGATCGCAAACCCATCAGCATCGACAAGATGACCTTTGACGAGGTCCTGGCCAAGCAGGAACTGCGCCTGACCCTGAGCGTGCCCAATCGCCTGCAGGACGACGGCGGCAGCGACGAGCTGGCGGTGCAGCTGCGGGTTGATTCGATGAAGGACTTCAATCCCGCAAGCCTGGTGGAGCAGGTTCCGGAGCTGAAGAAACTCATGGAACTGCGCGACGCCCTGGTGGCGCTCAAGGGACCGTTGGGCAACGCGCCGGCCTTTCGCAAAGCCATCGAAGGCGTGCTGGCCGATGACCAGTCCCGGGACCGGGTCCTGGGTGAACTGGGTCTGAACGCCGCCCCCGCCCTGCAAGACTGA